GGATCACCATCGACGACAACGAGGCGCACTATCTCAAGGTTCTGTGCGACGAGGTTTTCGGCCGAGGAAACTTCATCGCTTCGATTGTCTGGCAAAAGATCTACACAACCAAGAACTCAGCCAAGCACTTCTCAGGAATGCACGATTATCTGCTTGTGTATGCGAAGAATATAGAAGTTTGGCGGAGAAATGATCTTGAGAGAACCGCCAAGCAAGACGATGCATATAAGAATCCCGACAAGGATCCGCGCGGCCCATGGAAGGCCACACCGATCCATGCGCGAAACTATTACAGCAAAGGCCTTTACTCGATTACTTCGCCATCTGGAAGAGTAATTGCGGGCCCACCTCATGGAACCTACTGGAGGATGTCAAAGGATAGGTTTCTTGAGTTGGATGCTGATGCTCAGATTTGGTGGGGTGAGAAAGGTGACAACACTCCATCGCAAAAGCGATTTCTCTCAGAGGTTCAGGGCGGTGTTGTTCCTTCTACTTGGTGGACCTATTCTGAAGCCGGTCACAACGGCGAAGCAAAGAACGAGGTTCGGGCTTTAGGGGACGGCTCCGAAGAACTATTCATCACACCAAAACCAGAGAAACTTCTAAATCGAGTCTTGCAGATCGCTACCAACCCTGGTGACCTCGTCCTCGACTCTTTCGCTGGCTCCGGCACCACCGGCGCAGTCGCGCACAAAATGGGGCGCCGCTGGATCATGGTTGAGCTGGGTGAGCACTGCCACACGCACATCATCCCGCGTCTGAGGAAGGTCATTGATGGCGAAGACAAGGGCGGCATCACTGAAAGTGTGAGCTGGCACGGCGGCGGCGGCTTCCGCTACTACCGCCTCGCGCCCAGCCTGATCGTCAACGACCGCTGGGGCAACTCGGTCATCAATCCAGAATACAACGCTGCGCAGTTGGCCGAGGCGCTGACCAAGCTGGAAGGCTTCACCTACGCGCCCTCGGAGACGCGCTGGTGGCAGCACGGCCATTCCAGCGAGCGCGATTTCATCTATGTCACCACGCAGAACCCGTCTGCGGAGCAGTTGCAGGCGCTGTCGGACGAGGTCGGCGCGGAGCAAAGCCTGCTGGTGTGCTGCGCCGCTTTCCACGGCGTCACGGCGGCCACTGCGGCGGAGCGCTGGCCGAACCTGACGCTGAAGAAGATCCCGAAGATGGTGCTGGCCCGCTGCCATTGGGGCCGCGATGACTACAGCCTGAATGTGAGTAACTTGCCGATGGCGGAGATGGAGAAAGCCGAGTCTGTGGCCCCTGGTAATACCGCTAAGAACACCAAGAGCAGAAAAGCCGCCCTCGCCAACGCGGGACAAGGCGGGCTATTTGGGGAGAACGAATAATGAACGCCCGCGTCCTGCACGCCGTCACCGGTCGTCTGTCTCTTCGTCCGCCCCAGGCAGAATCTCTCGTCAAGCTGGTTAGCGCGCTCGACGCAGCGCCCGAACTTTTGGGCCACGAGCGGGATGTCTCGGCGATTCTTTCCACGTTGAAGGCCGAGTTCTGCACGCTGGAGGACTTCGAGCGCGAATTTCCGTCACTGTGCTTTGCGCTGGCAACAGGCGTGGGCAAGACGCGCCTGATGGGAGCCTTCATCGCCTACCTGCATCTGGCCCACGGCATCAACAACTTCTTCGTGCTCGCGCCCAACCTGACGATCTACAACAAACTCATCACGGACTTCACGCGCAACACGCCGAAGTACGTGTTCAAGGGGATTGCCGAGTTCGCGCAGCAACCGCCGCTGATCATCACCGGTGACAACTACGACCAGACCGGTGCGGCGGTGGATGATCAGCCACAGGGCTTCGCCCACGACGTGCGCATCAACATCTTCAACATCTCCAAAATCAACTCCGAGGTGCGCGGCGGCAAGGAGCCGCGCATCAAGCGGATGAAGGAAGTGCTGGGCGACAGCTACTTCAACC
This Cupriavidus nantongensis DNA region includes the following protein-coding sequences:
- a CDS encoding site-specific DNA-methyltransferase, which encodes MSKQKLELTWIGKEKRPKLEPRILLEDPEKSYHAKHRVTDGDIFDNRLIFGDNLLALKALEQEFSGKVKCVFIDPPYNTGSAFTHYDDGLEHSIWLGLMRDRLEIIRRLLAEDGSLWITIDDNEAHYLKVLCDEVFGRGNFIASIVWQKIYTTKNSAKHFSGMHDYLLVYAKNIEVWRRNDLERTAKQDDAYKNPDKDPRGPWKATPIHARNYYSKGLYSITSPSGRVIAGPPHGTYWRMSKDRFLELDADAQIWWGEKGDNTPSQKRFLSEVQGGVVPSTWWTYSEAGHNGEAKNEVRALGDGSEELFITPKPEKLLNRVLQIATNPGDLVLDSFAGSGTTGAVAHKMGRRWIMVELGEHCHTHIIPRLRKVIDGEDKGGITESVSWHGGGGFRYYRLAPSLIVNDRWGNSVINPEYNAAQLAEALTKLEGFTYAPSETRWWQHGHSSERDFIYVTTQNPSAEQLQALSDEVGAEQSLLVCCAAFHGVTAATAAERWPNLTLKKIPKMVLARCHWGRDDYSLNVSNLPMAEMEKAESVAPGNTAKNTKSRKAALANAGQGGLFGENE